The Sphaerospermopsis torques-reginae ITEP-024 genome has a window encoding:
- a CDS encoding COP23 domain-containing protein — protein sequence MKLALLATLFLTTTLASAPAFAQEESNNQIRFLCAETLNFQTQKRVPTTVLWTPNFKKAMVTWTSVFGGYQPQERCQKVSDNFQIAFNNGSLNYITNAVQNGSKVICSVSSIDGGCDIVLFTLRPQDSSKNILTQLNQLWLGTTITDPIPQSSGEAKFYIDIRQFLNTPPSNKMK from the coding sequence ATGAAATTAGCATTATTAGCCACACTATTTTTAACTACAACCTTAGCATCTGCTCCTGCTTTTGCTCAAGAAGAGTCAAATAATCAAATTCGCTTCTTATGTGCAGAAACCTTAAACTTCCAAACTCAAAAGCGTGTTCCTACTACAGTTCTTTGGACACCAAATTTCAAAAAAGCAATGGTAACTTGGACATCTGTTTTCGGTGGATATCAACCACAAGAACGTTGTCAAAAAGTCTCTGATAATTTCCAAATAGCTTTCAATAATGGCAGTCTCAATTACATTACAAATGCTGTTCAAAATGGAAGCAAAGTTATTTGTTCTGTGAGTTCAATTGATGGTGGTTGTGATATTGTATTATTTACACTACGCCCTCAAGACAGTTCAAAAAATATTCTCACACAATTAAATCAACTCTGGCTTGGTACTACTATTACAGACCCTATTCCACAAAGTTCTGGAGAAGCAAAGTTTTACATTGATATTCGCCAATTTCTCAATACACCACCATCCAATAAGATGAAATAA
- a CDS encoding endonuclease MutS2 — protein MIQSETLELLEWPRLCQHLSTFAATKLGAIVARALPIPSTLEESKELLAQTKEVYQLESRLTPGLSFEGIQDIGDSLERAELQGILSGEELLAIATTLAGARNLRRLIDNQEDVPILTELVAELRTYPELEQEIHRCIDERAQVTDRASQKLGEIREDLRRLRSQITQKLQNIIQVKSNALQELIITQRGDRYVLPVKAPQKDAIPGIVHDTSTSGATLYIEPNSIVQMGNQLRQAVKREQVEEEAIRRNLTTQVAEVKTDLEKLLAIVTTLDLATAKARYSFWLGANPPRFINPQEQEIITLRQLRHPLLVWQQQHEQGHPVIPVDLLISPHIKVVTITGPNTGGKTVTLKTLGLAALMSKVGLFVPAREPVEIPWFSQILADIGDEQSLQQSLSTFSGHIRRISRILNAISEGTGNREQGTGEEAGEQEEAEEQGAGCRGEDFFPITNHQSSVTSHQSLVLLDEVGAGTDPVEGSALAIALLKYLADHAQLTIATTHFGELKALKYDDVRFENASVEFNEATLSPTYRLLWGIPGRSNALTIALRLGLKPEVIEAAKSQVGETTDEVNQVIAGLEAQRRSQETKAAEAQEILKQAEKLYKEVSQKAAALQEREKDLRASQEIAVQKAIQEAKGEIAQVIRRLQQGQPTAQDAQRATKVLSDISEKYQPAPAPKPKPGFMPKVGDRIRIPKLGQTAEVITAPDADGEFSVRFGIMKMTVKLQDVESLDGQKPEPIVKPKPAPSVTPAPTPTVAIRTSKNTIDLRGKRVADAEYILDKAISEAVGQIWIIHGHGTGKLKQGVHAFLQQHPRVSHYEPAEQADGGTGVTIAHVN, from the coding sequence TTGATTCAGTCTGAAACCTTAGAACTATTAGAATGGCCTCGCCTCTGCCAGCACCTTTCCACCTTTGCGGCAACTAAGTTAGGGGCGATAGTTGCCCGTGCCTTGCCAATTCCATCAACTCTGGAGGAAAGTAAAGAGTTGTTGGCACAAACCAAAGAAGTCTATCAACTGGAAAGCCGACTCACACCAGGATTATCCTTTGAGGGCATTCAAGATATTGGTGACTCCTTAGAACGTGCGGAATTACAAGGAATTTTATCAGGTGAGGAACTGTTAGCGATCGCTACTACCCTTGCCGGTGCGAGAAATTTACGGCGGTTAATTGATAACCAGGAAGATGTACCGATTTTAACTGAGTTAGTCGCCGAGTTGCGGACTTACCCAGAATTAGAGCAAGAAATTCACCGTTGTATTGATGAACGAGCGCAAGTGACAGATCGCGCTAGTCAGAAATTAGGGGAAATTAGGGAAGATTTACGCAGGTTACGCAGTCAAATTACCCAAAAACTGCAAAATATCATCCAAGTTAAATCAAATGCCCTGCAAGAGTTAATTATCACCCAAAGGGGCGATCGCTATGTTCTTCCTGTAAAAGCTCCGCAAAAAGACGCGATCCCAGGTATTGTTCACGACACATCCACCAGTGGCGCAACTTTGTATATTGAGCCTAACAGCATTGTGCAAATGGGCAACCAATTACGCCAAGCTGTGAAAAGAGAACAGGTAGAAGAAGAAGCCATACGCAGAAATTTAACTACACAAGTTGCAGAAGTTAAAACTGATTTAGAAAAGTTATTAGCCATTGTTACAACTCTGGATTTAGCTACAGCTAAGGCTAGATATAGTTTCTGGTTGGGTGCAAATCCCCCCAGGTTTATTAATCCCCAAGAGCAAGAAATAATCACCCTGCGGCAATTACGGCATCCTTTGTTAGTTTGGCAACAACAACATGAACAAGGACATCCTGTAATTCCCGTTGATTTGTTGATTAGTCCTCATATTAAAGTAGTCACAATTACTGGACCTAATACGGGTGGTAAAACAGTAACTTTAAAAACTTTGGGGTTAGCGGCTTTAATGTCCAAGGTGGGTTTATTTGTTCCCGCCCGTGAACCAGTGGAAATTCCTTGGTTTAGTCAGATTTTAGCCGATATTGGGGATGAACAATCATTACAACAAAGCTTATCGACATTTTCCGGGCATATTCGCCGCATTAGTCGAATTTTGAATGCTATTAGTGAGGGAACAGGGAACAGGGAACAGGGAACAGGGGAAGAAGCAGGGGAGCAGGAAGAGGCAGAGGAGCAGGGTGCAGGGTGCAGGGGAGAAGACTTTTTCCCAATCACCAATCACCAATCATCAGTCACCAGTCACCAATCCCTAGTTTTACTTGATGAAGTGGGAGCAGGTACAGATCCGGTGGAAGGAAGTGCATTAGCGATCGCTCTCCTTAAATATTTGGCGGATCATGCTCAGTTAACCATTGCTACTACTCACTTTGGAGAATTAAAAGCTTTAAAATATGACGATGTTCGGTTTGAAAACGCCTCAGTTGAATTTAACGAAGCCACCCTGTCACCTACATACCGCTTACTTTGGGGTATTCCTGGACGTTCCAACGCCTTAACCATTGCTTTGCGCTTAGGCTTAAAACCAGAAGTCATAGAAGCTGCAAAAAGTCAAGTGGGAGAAACAACGGACGAAGTTAACCAAGTAATAGCAGGGTTAGAAGCTCAAAGGCGCAGTCAAGAAACCAAAGCAGCAGAAGCACAAGAAATATTAAAGCAAGCTGAGAAATTATACAAAGAAGTTTCCCAAAAGGCCGCAGCTTTACAGGAGAGGGAAAAGGACTTGCGAGCCTCCCAAGAAATAGCCGTACAAAAAGCAATTCAAGAAGCAAAAGGAGAAATTGCCCAAGTCATTCGTCGGTTACAACAGGGTCAACCAACAGCTCAGGATGCACAAAGAGCAACAAAAGTATTAAGTGATATTTCGGAAAAATATCAACCAGCACCAGCGCCCAAACCCAAACCCGGTTTTATGCCTAAAGTGGGCGATCGCATTCGTATACCCAAACTAGGGCAAACCGCCGAAGTCATAACCGCCCCGGATGCAGATGGAGAGTTCAGTGTGCGCTTTGGCATCATGAAAATGACAGTGAAATTACAAGACGTAGAATCTTTAGATGGGCAGAAACCAGAACCCATAGTCAAACCCAAACCAGCACCAAGCGTTACCCCAGCACCAACACCAACTGTAGCCATTCGCACATCTAAAAATACCATTGATTTGCGCGGAAAAAGGGTGGCTGATGCCGAATATATATTAGATAAAGCAATTTCTGAAGCTGTTGGACAAATATGGATTATTCACGGACACGGAACTGGTAAACTAAAGCAAGGAGTTCACGCATTCTTGCAGCAACACCCCAGAGTTAGCCATTATGAACCAGCAGAACAAGCAGATGGTGGTACTGGTGTCACTATTGCTCATGTAAATTAG
- a CDS encoding DUF2997 domain-containing protein: METLEFIIYPDGRVQEKVTGIVGSSCAEVTAAIEAQLGKVVNQQPTSEFFANNATQESSVVNTQTAFSEW, translated from the coding sequence ATGGAAACACTAGAATTTATAATTTATCCAGACGGTCGAGTACAAGAGAAAGTCACTGGTATAGTGGGATCTTCTTGTGCGGAGGTAACAGCAGCCATAGAAGCCCAACTGGGAAAAGTGGTAAATCAGCAGCCCACCTCAGAATTTTTCGCCAATAATGCTACACAGGAATCAAGTGTAGTCAATACCCAAACTGCTTTTAGCGAATGGTAA
- a CDS encoding opioid growth factor receptor-related protein — MINPFAERKKVWVNWGNHHHLRITRIFKCLCLLGLKEYAQAFFKCLEEIYHLAKGEITKLTFSHWQDAINS; from the coding sequence TTGATCAATCCATTTGCCGAAAGGAAAAAAGTTTGGGTAAATTGGGGAAATCATCATCATTTAAGAATTACCCGAATTTTTAAATGTTTGTGTTTATTAGGTTTAAAAGAATATGCTCAGGCATTTTTTAAATGTTTAGAGGAAATATATCATCTAGCAAAAGGTGAAATTACTAAACTTACATTTTCTCATTGGCAAGATGCAATAAATAGTTAA
- a CDS encoding DUF3067 family protein, with amino-acid sequence MTGKEFRQLLIDKWGYSYDVQFRRTQGKIFLQVMWKYLEQASFPLSEPEYQEHLDSIANYLNALGGTSQVQTFIEQTKERPRLGKAVSIPLDLGDRASEWIV; translated from the coding sequence ATGACTGGAAAAGAATTTCGTCAACTGTTAATTGATAAATGGGGATATTCTTATGATGTCCAGTTCCGCAGGACGCAAGGAAAGATATTTCTGCAAGTCATGTGGAAATATCTTGAACAAGCTTCATTCCCTTTAAGCGAACCAGAATATCAAGAACATCTGGATAGCATCGCTAATTATCTCAATGCTTTGGGGGGAACGAGTCAAGTACAAACTTTTATTGAACAAACTAAAGAGCGTCCCCGATTGGGTAAAGCTGTGAGTATTCCTCTCGATTTGGGCGATCGCGCATCCGAATGGATAGTGTAG
- a CDS encoding DUF3038 domain-containing protein produces MLKVMQSAANSATPNSQWEELSQFPTPNTVQWDNIKTQLDLVLLALETLTGIGSDAMLSAAINLQLESKVPDRVALWRLRQSNPIRKGQGGRKKLDVDEARSLVLITCYLAKQHQELIRRAVGLLETIAAKNQEPHQNALLGDYIDAFCNTYQERMEEDEQISTDLLTNLAIKLLVDLLFYSAPTGHRRLWLTLLDRSTKQV; encoded by the coding sequence ATGCTAAAAGTTATGCAATCGGCCGCCAATTCAGCAACACCGAATTCCCAGTGGGAGGAACTAAGCCAATTTCCAACCCCCAATACCGTTCAATGGGACAATATTAAAACCCAGTTAGATTTGGTGTTATTAGCACTAGAAACTTTAACTGGCATTGGTTCTGATGCTATGCTATCTGCGGCGATTAATCTCCAGTTAGAGTCAAAAGTACCAGATAGGGTGGCCTTGTGGCGACTGCGCCAATCTAACCCCATCCGCAAAGGTCAAGGAGGGCGGAAAAAACTAGATGTAGATGAAGCGCGATCGCTGGTTCTGATTACTTGCTATCTTGCCAAACAACACCAAGAATTAATTCGGCGTGCTGTTGGGTTATTAGAAACAATAGCTGCCAAAAATCAAGAACCTCATCAAAATGCTTTATTGGGAGATTATATAGATGCTTTCTGTAACACCTACCAAGAACGGATGGAAGAGGATGAACAAATCTCCACAGATTTGCTAACCAACTTAGCAATAAAACTCCTGGTAGATTTACTATTTTATAGCGCCCCTACTGGACACCGCCGCCTGTGGTTAACATTGTTGGATCGATCCACAAAACAAGTTTAG
- a CDS encoding ferredoxin, producing MSQLQPFPEDLDHNLENNPSGLEPELGGFLRDEPERSGFEPELGGLLRQKGVYVDEITCIGCKHCAHVARNTFYIEPDYGRSRVIRQDGDSEEVIQEAIDTCPVDCIHWVDYTELKNLEEDRRYQVIPVVGYPVDHAVATTEKRRKKQRLKNNQ from the coding sequence ATGTCTCAATTGCAACCGTTCCCAGAAGATTTAGATCATAATCTGGAAAATAATCCTTCCGGTTTAGAGCCAGAATTAGGTGGTTTTTTACGAGATGAACCAGAACGTTCTGGTTTTGAACCGGAACTGGGCGGTTTGCTGCGACAGAAGGGCGTTTATGTGGATGAAATTACCTGCATCGGCTGTAAACACTGCGCCCACGTTGCCCGTAATACTTTTTATATTGAACCTGATTATGGGCGATCGCGTGTAATTCGCCAAGATGGCGACTCAGAAGAGGTAATACAAGAAGCGATAGATACCTGTCCTGTAGACTGTATTCACTGGGTTGATTATACAGAATTAAAAAACCTAGAAGAAGATCGCAGATATCAAGTTATTCCTGTTGTGGGTTATCCGGTAGATCATGCGGTCGCTACCACAGAAAAACGTCGTAAAAAGCAGAGATTAAAAAACAATCAATAA
- a CDS encoding DUF1257 domain-containing protein, giving the protein MSHFSQIKTQIRNLESLQDALSDLGIDWKPGPREVRGYRGQTHPAEVTIEQENGYDIGFRWNGQEYELVADLQYWQQNLSVDGFLRQVTQRYAYQTVMKETAKVGFQVAEEQKNADGSIRLVVQRWSA; this is encoded by the coding sequence ATGTCACACTTTAGCCAAATTAAAACTCAAATCCGCAACCTCGAATCCTTACAAGATGCACTTTCCGACTTAGGAATAGACTGGAAACCAGGACCCCGTGAAGTGCGTGGTTATCGTGGTCAAACCCATCCAGCCGAAGTTACCATCGAGCAAGAAAATGGGTATGACATCGGTTTCAGATGGAATGGTCAGGAATACGAATTGGTAGCTGACTTACAATATTGGCAGCAAAATTTATCTGTAGATGGATTTTTGCGCCAAGTCACCCAACGTTATGCTTACCAAACAGTGATGAAAGAAACTGCCAAAGTTGGTTTCCAAGTTGCTGAAGAACAGAAAAATGCAGATGGTTCTATTCGTTTAGTAGTACAACGCTGGAGTGCGTAA
- a CDS encoding DUF4335 domain-containing protein: protein MPGSNSVIRRYTPPTCTLEILAQSSPLSRLIGQTVLNQLRFQLHFDDPTLPEELRVPIQGDRDQLEALFNAVTNYVQALLQKSADNFCLTSLESQPSSNTSDQPEVQDVTPSSSSSPKTPNPSSMGILEATIYLESSDNLTHKLYLGSLASQTSGPVIQLTLLQLFDLSTALEEYSTDVITLPNLNTEKSIIPSLPTWTPIAAVIALALGLAPLTWQYASSIRQNQQTAKNTNSDTQPATTETAPSPNLTTPQRELTPFAGLPSPPGIGDTIKPPDLETPVIPPDSTLDPKPLTFPNGTVPPAARTSPNNGLTIPPQTQPVPPSSLQIPGTAPIPSSQQNSTGVINQGGIPPVTGQNLPSGNTSSISSIPGSVVTLPNDVQSQISGQQSSTPNSQQLDQAASATKTPTVARDNDLITKLRAAKTTQLPTTVAAEENKLFDVPQAAEARAYLQKNWRPPAGFSQTLEYSLMLGVDGTIERILPLNRAAREFIDDTGIPEIGKPFVSTNQAGQNLRLRVVFSPDGKVQTFPEAP, encoded by the coding sequence ATGCCTGGATCAAATTCTGTCATTCGTCGCTACACTCCCCCCACTTGTACACTGGAAATCTTGGCGCAAAGCTCACCTTTATCTCGTTTGATAGGGCAAACAGTCCTGAATCAACTTCGTTTTCAACTGCACTTTGATGATCCAACACTACCAGAAGAACTGAGAGTACCTATTCAGGGCGATCGTGATCAACTAGAAGCCTTGTTTAATGCTGTTACTAACTACGTTCAGGCACTTCTACAAAAATCAGCAGATAACTTTTGTTTAACTTCCTTAGAATCGCAACCATCAAGTAATACATCTGATCAACCAGAAGTACAAGATGTTACCCCATCCTCATCATCGTCGCCTAAAACCCCAAATCCCTCTAGTATGGGAATTTTAGAGGCGACAATTTATTTAGAATCTAGTGACAATTTAACTCATAAACTATATCTCGGTTCTCTTGCTAGTCAAACGTCAGGACCCGTAATTCAACTTACTCTATTACAACTATTTGACTTGTCCACGGCCTTAGAAGAATATTCCACTGATGTCATCACACTACCAAATCTCAACACTGAGAAATCAATAATTCCCAGTTTGCCTACTTGGACACCTATAGCGGCAGTCATAGCACTAGCTTTGGGTTTAGCTCCCTTAACCTGGCAATATGCCAGCAGCATCAGGCAAAATCAGCAGACAGCTAAAAATACTAATTCTGATACACAACCAGCAACTACTGAAACTGCACCTTCTCCTAACTTAACCACTCCTCAAAGAGAATTGACTCCCTTTGCTGGTTTACCATCTCCCCCTGGTATTGGTGATACTATAAAGCCGCCTGATTTAGAGACTCCCGTGATACCCCCGGATTCTACTCTAGATCCAAAACCTCTGACTTTCCCTAATGGTACTGTCCCACCCGCAGCTAGAACATCACCAAACAATGGACTGACAATACCGCCACAGACACAGCCAGTCCCTCCTAGCAGTCTACAAATTCCAGGAACAGCACCAATACCCAGTTCCCAACAAAACTCTACAGGAGTGATTAACCAAGGTGGTATTCCTCCTGTCACTGGTCAAAATTTGCCTTCTGGAAATACAAGTAGTATCTCTTCTATTCCAGGTTCTGTTGTTACCTTACCTAATGATGTGCAGAGTCAGATTTCTGGACAACAATCCTCTACACCAAATTCACAGCAATTAGATCAAGCTGCTTCTGCAACCAAAACTCCTACTGTGGCAAGAGATAATGATTTAATCACAAAATTGCGAGCAGCAAAAACAACTCAATTACCAACAACGGTTGCTGCTGAAGAAAACAAATTATTTGATGTACCTCAAGCAGCAGAAGCTAGAGCTTATTTACAAAAGAATTGGCGGCCACCTGCGGGATTTTCCCAGACACTAGAATATAGTTTGATGTTGGGTGTTGACGGTACTATTGAACGCATTTTACCCTTGAACCGAGCCGCTAGAGAATTTATTGATGACACGGGTATACCAGAAATTGGTAAACCCTTTGTTTCTACTAATCAAGCTGGACAAAACCTCAGGCTCAGAGTTGTTTTTAGTCCCGATGGTAAGGTGCAGACATTCCCAGAAGCCCCTTGA
- a CDS encoding type II toxin-antitoxin system VapC family toxin, which produces METSKHLPLVFLDTNVIAAYLRGESPSSELFSPAVLKQVRLAINPVVLQELFFLVESSKNPEILDELQEEVNVIPVNLQKAEEYLKYAADLRNRIAELGTKV; this is translated from the coding sequence GTGGAAACATCTAAACATCTGCCTCTTGTTTTTTTAGATACAAATGTTATCGCTGCTTATTTACGTGGTGAGTCACCTAGTTCTGAACTATTCTCTCCAGCAGTGTTGAAACAAGTGCGGTTAGCAATTAATCCAGTAGTATTACAGGAGCTTTTTTTCTTAGTAGAGTCCAGTAAAAACCCAGAAATTTTGGATGAACTTCAAGAAGAAGTTAATGTGATACCTGTAAATTTACAGAAAGCTGAGGAATATCTCAAGTATGCAGCAGACCTTCGTAACCGTATAGCTGAATTGGGAACTAAGGTGTGA
- a CDS encoding S1C family serine protease produces MNTKPYLTATITGMTVLSIQVLTLQTGFTLSKPNPLPKQDSNLVLAQNSEEQTRIRVNQAASPSVVYINTEKSSGSGFIVSRDGLIITNAHVLEDASSSTVTVILSDGRRLPADIIGFAKNGLDLAAIKIRNQRNLPTLSLAKSAQVGQSVYAIGSPFGYDNQNNFTAGVLSNIDTLTGVIKHDARINSGNSGGPLLNYQAQVIGVNTAVRLDQNRVNSGISIAISVNKLEEFLTALRQGNISPVSTLSKLDIKNSAQSLTMNGRAINDNLSQRDNTLEDNSYFKSYIFVGKQGQQISIEMNSSEIDPYLLILDSQGRVLAENDDIAPDNLNARIAGNLPEDDIYTVIAGASKLGISGRLQTGNYTITAISSP; encoded by the coding sequence ATGAACACAAAACCATATCTGACAGCAACCATCACAGGGATGACTGTTTTGTCCATACAGGTTCTGACATTACAAACCGGCTTTACACTCTCCAAACCAAATCCCCTACCAAAACAGGATTCAAACCTTGTTCTAGCTCAAAATTCAGAGGAACAAACGCGAATTCGGGTAAACCAGGCAGCAAGTCCCAGCGTTGTATATATTAATACAGAAAAATCAAGTGGTAGTGGTTTTATTGTTAGTCGAGATGGTTTAATTATTACCAATGCTCACGTTTTAGAAGATGCTTCTAGCAGCACCGTTACCGTTATTCTCTCCGACGGGAGAAGGTTGCCGGCTGATATCATTGGCTTTGCTAAAAATGGTCTAGATCTAGCAGCAATTAAAATTCGTAACCAGCGTAATTTACCCACATTATCCTTAGCAAAATCAGCCCAAGTGGGACAGTCTGTATATGCTATTGGTAGTCCCTTTGGTTATGACAATCAGAATAATTTTACCGCAGGTGTTCTTAGCAATATTGATACTTTAACAGGAGTAATTAAACACGATGCCCGAATTAATTCCGGTAATTCTGGTGGTCCATTACTCAACTATCAAGCACAAGTTATCGGTGTCAATACTGCTGTGAGACTTGATCAAAATAGGGTCAATAGTGGTATTAGTATTGCTATTTCTGTCAACAAACTTGAGGAATTTTTAACTGCACTTCGTCAAGGTAATATTTCTCCTGTGAGTACGTTATCAAAATTAGATATCAAAAATTCTGCTCAATCATTAACTATGAATGGTAGAGCGATAAATGATAATCTCAGTCAACGCGATAACACTTTAGAGGATAATAGCTACTTTAAAAGTTACATATTTGTGGGTAAACAAGGTCAACAAATATCAATTGAAATGAATAGCAGTGAAATTGATCCATATTTGCTAATTCTCGATTCCCAGGGGAGAGTATTGGCAGAAAATGACGACATAGCACCTGATAATTTGAATGCCAGAATTGCTGGAAATTTACCAGAAGATGATATCTACACCGTTATTGCCGGCGCATCTAAATTAGGCATCTCAGGTAGATTACAAACGGGTAATTATACCATTACAGCTATTTCTAGTCCTTAG